The genomic DNA TTGAACGTGTCCAGGGACCCGTCGTCGAGCTCGATGGTGAGGTTCGTCTCCAGCAGCCGCTCCGGCCGCGAGAGCCGCTGGAGCTCGCCGTCGTCCGCGTCGACGTACTCGGCCGCGTCGCGGATCTGCTCCTGCAGGGACTCGAAGGGGTTCGTCTCCTCGGACATACCACGGCTCTCATCGGGTCGGAGTATAAGCGTGCTGGATTGATAGCACACCCAAGATTCCATATGTGTATTAGGGGCACGATATATCCGGCCCGGCGGGGCGATCCAGCGCCCCGGTCCGAGGTCGACGCCACGGCTCCGTCCGAGGCCCGTCTCGGCCCCTGACCCCGTCAGGCCTCGCCGGGCCAGACGCCGCCGGCCACCGCTCGCTCCCTGACCTGCTCGGCTCGCGCGATGAGCGGCGCGTCGATCATCTCGTCGTCGACGCGGAAGACTCCCACGCCGTCGGCCTCTGCCTCGGCAGCCGCCTCCAGAACGCGCTGGGCCCACTCGATCTGCTCCTCGTCCGGCGTGAAGGCGTCGTTGACGACCGGCACCTGCGCCGGGTGGATGCACATCTTCCCGTCGTAACCGAGGCCGAGCGCGAACGCCGTCTCCTCGGCCAGGGCGTCGTGTTCCCCGATACCGGTGAAGACCGTGTCGAGCGCGTCCACGTCGGCCGCGGCCGCCGCGAGGACGACGTGCTCGCGGGCGTGGAGCACCTCCGTCCCCTCAGGCGTGCGGGTGGCGCCGATGTCGGCCGAGAGGTCCTCGGCGCCGAACGCCACCGCCTCGACGGGGTCGGTGGCGGCGATGGCCTCGGCGTGCAGGACGCCCGCGGCCGACTCGCA from Haloglomus litoreum includes the following:
- a CDS encoding HpcH/HpaI aldolase/citrate lyase family protein, which translates into the protein MARRSVLFSPGDQPDLMRKAPESGADVVVFDLEDGVAPEAKADGREAVNEVLTDPDFDPSCEVCVRVNPVQPDRDTAATDLKAVLDGDPRLDSVMLPKAERAEDVRILDNLLGARRADVPILALCESAAGVLHAEAIAATDPVEAVAFGAEDLSADIGATRTPEGTEVLHAREHVVLAAAAADVDALDTVFTGIGEHDALAEETAFALGLGYDGKMCIHPAQVPVVNDAFTPDEEQIEWAQRVLEAAAEAEADGVGVFRVDDEMIDAPLIARAEQVRERAVAGGVWPGEA